A single Natranaerobius thermophilus JW/NM-WN-LF DNA region contains:
- a CDS encoding Ger(x)C family spore germination protein → MKLINNNLSKQNKKSSKLVILMTIITVIPLIITGCWDRNEPENRAFVLATGFDYDEDQDLYEITVQVADPTGIEGGNGLGGGGGNDGPNVGVMSAKGRTPYHAAKNLQLHMTREPFFTHNKLLIISEDLARRGIGPVLDYFDRERETRLIAFPAILPEEHDITQLFRTELPFETYIGEGIERQIILSVFERSVFPSRSLIESFNVLSMPGRETVIGKIDLGDQEEEDILGEEDVVRGTTRLEGGAVFKGDQMQGWFDIEETRGWFWIHGNVDNAIKVINCPVHDTHPISIEIFESESHVNPIITEEGDYQIDIKISADGRIQDQTCPQGYEEEGELIDSIENRTATAIKNEIKSSIERAHQHESDVFGFGNVFYRKKPDVWDGIKHEWQEEIFTDLAVNVDVEFELRRAGLVTDPLIRD, encoded by the coding sequence ATGAAACTTATAAACAATAATCTTTCTAAACAAAACAAAAAAAGCTCTAAACTAGTCATTTTGATGACAATAATAACTGTAATTCCGCTCATTATTACAGGCTGTTGGGACAGGAATGAGCCAGAAAATAGAGCTTTTGTACTGGCTACTGGCTTTGATTACGACGAAGATCAAGATTTATATGAAATAACCGTCCAAGTAGCTGATCCCACAGGAATAGAAGGTGGTAATGGCCTGGGAGGTGGTGGTGGAAATGACGGACCAAATGTAGGTGTTATGAGTGCCAAAGGAAGGACTCCTTATCATGCTGCTAAAAACTTACAATTACACATGACCAGGGAGCCGTTTTTTACACATAATAAATTATTAATAATCAGCGAAGATCTAGCACGGAGAGGAATTGGGCCTGTCCTAGATTATTTTGATAGAGAGAGAGAAACACGGTTAATAGCATTCCCTGCAATACTTCCGGAAGAACATGACATAACTCAATTATTTAGAACAGAGTTACCTTTTGAAACATATATAGGAGAAGGTATTGAAAGACAAATAATTCTTTCGGTATTTGAACGGTCGGTTTTCCCCTCTAGATCTTTAATTGAGTCCTTTAATGTACTATCAATGCCCGGAAGAGAAACTGTGATTGGAAAGATAGACTTAGGAGATCAGGAAGAGGAAGATATCCTTGGTGAAGAAGATGTAGTTAGAGGAACCACCCGACTAGAAGGTGGAGCCGTATTTAAAGGAGATCAGATGCAAGGATGGTTTGATATCGAAGAAACTAGAGGCTGGTTCTGGATTCACGGAAATGTAGATAATGCCATTAAGGTGATTAATTGTCCAGTTCATGATACCCATCCTATCAGTATTGAAATTTTCGAATCCGAATCTCATGTTAATCCTATTATTACAGAAGAAGGAGATTATCAAATAGATATTAAAATTAGTGCAGATGGACGAATCCAGGATCAGACCTGTCCCCAAGGGTATGAAGAAGAGGGGGAATTAATAGATTCTATTGAAAACAGAACAGCCACAGCTATTAAAAATGAAATAAAATCAAGTATTGAAAGGGCCCACCAACATGAATCCGATGTATTTGGTTTCGGTAATGTTTTCTATAGGAAAAAACCTGATGTTTGGGATGGAATAAAACACGAATGGCAAGAAGAGATATTTACAGATTTAGCTGTCAACGTAGACGTAGAATTTGAATTAAGACGCGCGGGGCTTGTAACGGACCCTCTCATTAGAGATTAA
- a CDS encoding ABC transporter permease has translation MFLNFFTDNPSSGQMAHIITGNMMFALVITGLNVVAQNISQQKHQGHFTFYASLPISKINFILANLARGAMTSLPSFCILFVIGRLVYDVDFYMTWALFPATFLIIMSVVGIGAYIGFWSPNQQLTSMLVQALMMLISFLTPVMVRIEDLPSLLQLISRLLPTTYAAETLRILLISGLTQEVLFNAAILLVFTCCFYILILNNLDWRIEE, from the coding sequence ATGTTTTTAAATTTTTTTACTGATAATCCCAGCTCCGGTCAAATGGCCCATATTATAACTGGTAATATGATGTTTGCATTGGTTATTACAGGTTTAAACGTAGTCGCTCAAAATATATCTCAGCAGAAACACCAAGGACATTTCACTTTTTACGCATCACTTCCCATCTCTAAGATAAACTTTATATTAGCTAATCTAGCAAGAGGAGCCATGACTAGTTTACCGTCATTCTGTATTTTGTTTGTGATAGGCCGGTTGGTTTATGATGTTGACTTTTATATGACATGGGCACTTTTCCCTGCAACCTTTCTAATAATAATGAGTGTTGTGGGAATCGGAGCATATATTGGGTTTTGGTCACCAAATCAACAGCTTACTAGCATGCTAGTCCAGGCTCTAATGATGCTAATCAGTTTCTTGACACCTGTAATGGTAAGAATTGAGGATCTTCCTTCTTTATTACAGTTGATATCTAGATTATTACCGACAACTTATGCTGCCGAGACATTAAGAATTTTGTTGATTTCAGGGCTAACCCAGGAAGTGTTATTTAATGCCGCTATTTTACTAGTATTCACTTGCTGTTTTTATATCTTAATTTTAAACAATCTTGACTGGCGAATAGAAGAATAA
- a CDS encoding manganese efflux pump MntP family protein, which yields MLVISSNLDDLGVGFSIGIQKRIPVPIILVIASISGLTMALGIGMGVQLLNFIPRGINDLIGALVFLGLGIYFVVNGLRNQENDENRPIKFTLSMAIILGLTLGINSLALGVSAGITGYPLLPTSIAAFLVSFIFLFLGSVFGGALQPILKKSDIISGILLVFLAFAILLTPL from the coding sequence ATGTTAGTTATATCGTCAAATTTAGATGACCTTGGGGTGGGGTTTAGTATTGGGATTCAAAAGAGAATACCTGTACCCATAATTCTAGTAATAGCTTCCATCTCAGGGCTGACTATGGCCCTTGGTATTGGCATGGGGGTCCAGTTGTTAAATTTCATTCCCAGGGGAATAAATGATTTGATTGGTGCTTTAGTCTTTCTTGGCTTAGGAATTTATTTTGTGGTAAATGGCCTTAGAAATCAAGAGAATGACGAAAACAGACCTATAAAATTTACCTTGTCAATGGCGATAATTTTGGGTTTGACTTTGGGTATAAATTCCTTGGCTCTGGGAGTTTCTGCTGGTATAACCGGATATCCTTTATTGCCTACTAGTATTGCAGCTTTTTTAGTTAGCTTTATTTTTCTATTTTTGGGCTCAGTTTTTGGCGGGGCCTTACAACCTATTCTTAAAAAGTCGGATATAATTTCCGGGATATTATTAGTATTTTTAGCTTTTGCTATACTACTAACACCTTTATAA
- a CDS encoding class I SAM-dependent methyltransferase produces the protein MRADQAYREAIRYYGGHQYISKLRGKYDNVRLFWEDYTTGYYLKPYLRRMVSEKQELGQGLRVCELGCGAGDGYDFLTRLSRERVLDQADTKVISNQDLAFYKGVDLNNDLITEANNRFQDHSKVKFTQGDISQGLPVESGEFPYDLYFTAYATLSHCNDQELEKLFSDIAVHGRNGSIIVGDWLGRYSYEWQSLWTQHPENKPFVSYKLNFYSDQAKNVSTFPMRVMTPEEITEIVDRVSERTGIKLKIKKIFDRSLFVGRHIETGDYNDYPQPLRSMVNSLHEPGHRTYLPNLLVDYITRPGYTWQNNRLKDLEKSWNSLIRYTIKLLQAIADRNKQQPGDDIIGENIQLPDPPDTNSSALRQAYQVIRRTIENSYYFYGDVRADIIENQLGCCLRNLEMKYQQGEGLGHSIVSIIQVIK, from the coding sequence ATGAGGGCTGATCAAGCTTATCGTGAAGCTATCAGGTACTATGGTGGTCATCAGTACATTAGTAAATTAAGAGGTAAATACGATAATGTCAGGTTATTTTGGGAAGATTACACTACCGGTTACTATTTAAAACCTTATCTAAGAAGGATGGTATCGGAAAAGCAAGAACTGGGGCAAGGTTTAAGGGTTTGTGAATTAGGCTGTGGAGCGGGGGATGGCTATGACTTCTTAACTAGATTGTCCAGGGAAAGAGTATTAGATCAGGCAGATACCAAAGTTATTAGTAATCAAGATCTAGCTTTTTATAAAGGTGTTGATCTGAATAATGATTTGATTACCGAAGCCAATAATAGATTTCAAGATCATAGTAAAGTGAAATTCACACAAGGAGATATTAGTCAAGGCCTTCCCGTAGAAAGTGGAGAATTTCCTTATGACCTTTACTTTACTGCTTATGCCACCTTATCTCATTGCAATGATCAAGAACTGGAAAAACTTTTTAGCGATATTGCTGTCCATGGTAGAAACGGGAGTATCATTGTAGGAGACTGGTTGGGTAGATATTCCTATGAGTGGCAGAGCTTATGGACACAACACCCTGAAAACAAGCCCTTTGTTAGTTATAAACTAAACTTTTATTCAGACCAGGCTAAGAATGTATCCACATTTCCCATGAGAGTAATGACACCGGAAGAAATCACTGAGATTGTAGATAGAGTCTCGGAACGGACGGGCATTAAATTAAAAATTAAAAAAATATTTGACAGATCTTTATTTGTTGGCAGACATATAGAAACTGGAGATTATAATGATTACCCTCAACCTCTACGATCCATGGTAAACTCTTTACATGAACCTGGTCATAGAACTTATTTACCTAATTTACTAGTAGATTATATCACACGCCCCGGCTACACATGGCAGAATAACAGGCTTAAAGATTTGGAAAAGTCCTGGAACTCTTTAATTCGCTATACAATAAAACTTTTACAAGCTATAGCAGATCGTAATAAACAACAGCCAGGAGATGATATTATAGGAGAAAATATACAATTGCCGGATCCTCCTGATACTAATAGTTCCGCTTTACGCCAGGCTTATCAAGTAATTAGAAGAACTATAGAAAATAGCTATTATTTTTATGGTGATGTAAGAGCTGATATTATCGAAAATCAGTTGGGTTGTTGTTTGAGAAATTTAGAAATGAAATATCAACAAGGTGAAGGTTTAGGGCATTCAATTGTTTCAATAATCCAAGTTATTAAGTGA
- a CDS encoding GNAT family N-acetyltransferase: MAINNNVSYKALTDDLELEYKNHQGYAFTPEDGPQPEGPKYPDRWRGPAIGEKRGIFQNEQLVSVGRLLPTEISIGGNYVPAGGIADVATMPENRGKGFFKQLFSGFIQEMRDRGLCLSILWPSSYHIYSKLGYSTAGSKIVYDMNFNSFSLSSNIKLTEKKLEFVPIERGQEHDSLKEVYRRNTKKFNLSINRDSNWWDAFVTTQSKVSSGKPAYVYAVIDPNDNPEDYKGYLIYDFDTVPSVNSQGQPANITKMRIRELVYDNFEVYSAILKFISGHSLQAEQLSIEGITDQYFTDKIMAPEALSCQIESGPMVKIVDVVSALSYLEPPKNLTGKLNLQIEDKFTPDNSGIYMIEVEEGNISVNSEPTTTSMENPDFIMDINSLSQIYAGYIQPYQLVQEQRITPGNSDPEKLTLLNRIFPSHPIFPLEYF; this comes from the coding sequence ATGGCAATAAATAATAATGTATCATATAAGGCTTTAACTGATGACTTGGAGCTTGAATACAAAAATCATCAGGGTTATGCTTTTACCCCGGAAGATGGACCGCAACCTGAAGGTCCTAAATACCCAGATCGCTGGCGCGGTCCTGCCATAGGAGAAAAACGCGGTATATTTCAAAATGAACAACTTGTTTCAGTAGGGAGATTACTACCTACTGAAATTAGTATTGGTGGTAATTATGTACCAGCTGGTGGAATAGCCGATGTGGCTACGATGCCCGAAAATAGGGGTAAAGGTTTTTTTAAACAACTTTTCTCTGGCTTTATTCAGGAAATGCGGGATCGTGGGTTATGCTTATCAATATTATGGCCTTCTTCTTACCACATATATTCTAAACTAGGGTATAGTACTGCCGGGTCAAAAATAGTATATGATATGAATTTCAATAGCTTCTCACTAAGCAGTAATATCAAATTAACCGAGAAAAAACTTGAATTTGTCCCCATAGAGAGAGGTCAGGAACATGATTCCCTAAAAGAGGTTTATCGACGAAATACTAAAAAATTTAATTTGTCAATTAATAGGGATTCTAATTGGTGGGATGCTTTTGTTACTACTCAGTCAAAAGTTTCTTCAGGAAAACCAGCTTATGTTTATGCTGTTATAGACCCCAATGATAATCCTGAAGATTATAAAGGTTATTTGATTTATGACTTCGATACTGTGCCTTCTGTAAACTCCCAGGGGCAACCAGCTAACATTACTAAGATGCGTATCCGGGAATTGGTATATGATAATTTTGAAGTTTATAGTGCTATTTTGAAATTTATTTCGGGTCACAGTCTGCAAGCAGAACAACTTTCCATTGAGGGAATTACAGATCAATATTTTACAGATAAGATAATGGCCCCTGAAGCTCTTAGCTGTCAAATCGAATCAGGCCCTATGGTAAAAATTGTTGATGTAGTTAGCGCACTTTCGTATTTAGAACCACCTAAAAACTTGACAGGAAAGTTAAATCTTCAAATTGAGGATAAATTTACACCTGACAACTCCGGTATTTATATGATAGAAGTGGAAGAAGGAAATATAAGTGTTAATTCTGAGCCAACAACTACAAGCATGGAAAATCCTGATTTTATTATGGATATAAACTCATTATCCCAAATATATGCAGGCTATATACAGCCCTACCAACTTGTACAAGAACAAAGAATAACTCCTGGGAACTCTGATCCGGAAAAATTGACTCTACTGAACAGAATTTTTCCAAGTCATCCCATTTTTCCTCTGGAATACTTCTAA
- a CDS encoding SagB/ThcOx family dehydrogenase has product MQGNVLSRSGLLVLGLTILLIGGLTACQTKESQDRNTEENFNNDNNIIELSSPNIEGDLTIEEAIEERRSVRSYQEEGLSEQELSQLLWAAQGITDKNRNYRAAPSAGATFPMEIFVLVEQVEGLASGVYHYLPEKHSLKVLKSEDEDKSEELSQELMKAALGQDSIGEAPVNIIIAAVYDRVTAEYGEVGYRYGKMEAGHISQNIYLQSQGLDLGTVAIGAFHQDSVSNILELSQDTEPLYIMPVGKLD; this is encoded by the coding sequence TTGCAGGGCAATGTGTTATCTAGGTCAGGACTTTTAGTTTTAGGGCTCACTATCTTATTAATAGGAGGATTAACTGCTTGCCAAACAAAGGAAAGTCAGGACCGTAATACAGAGGAGAATTTTAACAATGATAACAACATTATAGAATTATCCAGTCCCAACATAGAAGGTGATTTAACAATAGAGGAAGCAATTGAGGAACGCAGGTCAGTTAGGAGTTATCAAGAAGAAGGCCTAAGCGAACAAGAGTTATCTCAACTATTATGGGCCGCTCAGGGTATTACTGATAAGAATAGAAATTATAGGGCGGCGCCATCGGCAGGTGCGACATTTCCTATGGAAATTTTCGTGCTTGTAGAACAGGTTGAAGGTTTAGCATCCGGAGTATATCATTATCTACCAGAAAAACACTCTTTAAAAGTATTAAAATCTGAAGATGAAGACAAAAGTGAAGAATTATCTCAAGAGTTGATGAAAGCAGCATTAGGTCAAGATTCCATTGGTGAAGCTCCAGTGAATATTATCATAGCTGCTGTTTATGATCGTGTCACTGCCGAATACGGAGAAGTGGGCTATAGATATGGTAAAATGGAAGCTGGGCATATATCGCAAAATATTTACTTACAGTCTCAAGGATTGGATTTGGGGACGGTAGCAATTGGAGCCTTTCACCAAGATAGTGTGAGCAATATCTTAGAGCTTTCTCAAGATACGGAACCTTTGTATATAATGCCTGTAGGAAAATTAGATTAA
- a CDS encoding VanW family protein, whose translation MKTSIQRSKLRLLLGKFYYQIKRYLEWYLSTTKWASMYKDKLLKYSVFQHKTPLLRKLSQVEMWMQYNKITNLEIATKRLNKIIIKPGETFSYWRLIGRPTRTKGYLEGMVLYNGKVESGVGGGLCQLSNLIYWMTLHTPLTVTERYRHSYDVFPDSNRTVPFGSGATCAYNYIDLQIYNGTKQTYQLLVYLTDDYLVGEWRSDNEPCHTYEVYQGDHWITHEPGIGYVRHNTIYRKVYNLKGEDIDDEFVTENHAIMMYQPYLEQGD comes from the coding sequence ATGAAAACATCGATACAAAGATCCAAACTACGTCTGCTTTTGGGAAAGTTCTACTATCAAATTAAACGATACCTGGAATGGTATTTAAGTACCACTAAGTGGGCAAGTATGTATAAAGATAAGCTTTTAAAGTATTCAGTTTTTCAACATAAAACACCCTTACTGAGAAAGCTAAGTCAAGTGGAAATGTGGATGCAATATAATAAAATTACTAATTTAGAAATAGCTACTAAGAGATTAAACAAAATTATCATTAAACCAGGAGAAACTTTTTCTTATTGGAGACTAATCGGAAGACCCACCAGGACTAAAGGTTATCTAGAGGGTATGGTGTTATACAATGGGAAAGTAGAGTCGGGTGTAGGCGGTGGACTGTGTCAGCTTTCCAATTTAATCTATTGGATGACTCTCCACACTCCCCTGACAGTTACCGAAAGGTACCGACACAGTTACGATGTTTTTCCGGATTCCAATCGAACTGTGCCCTTTGGGAGTGGAGCCACTTGTGCCTATAATTATATAGATTTGCAAATATATAATGGGACTAAACAAACATATCAATTGCTTGTGTACTTGACTGATGATTACTTGGTGGGAGAGTGGAGGTCTGATAATGAACCATGTCATACATATGAGGTGTATCAGGGGGATCACTGGATAACCCATGAACCTGGTATCGGGTATGTACGTCATAATACAATATATCGAAAAGTTTATAATCTTAAAGGAGAAGATATTGATGATGAATTTGTTACAGAAAATCATGCTATTATGATGTATCAACCCTATTTAGAACAGGGAGATTAG
- a CDS encoding TIGR01440 family protein, protein MLELLYEANLDDGEIIVIGCSTSEVMGEKIGSSSSWEIAESIYEGIISAINSYLTDYQKQLFLAFQCCEHLNRALLIEEKCLQQYNFEQVTVVPSPKAGGSLPSVAYTRFDSPVMIERITAHAGLDIGDTFIGMHLKPVAVPVRPSIQNIGSAHVTMAKTRPRLIGGNRAIYK, encoded by the coding sequence ATGTTAGAACTTCTTTATGAAGCTAACTTAGATGATGGAGAAATAATTGTGATAGGTTGTAGTACCAGTGAAGTTATGGGAGAAAAAATAGGCAGTTCTTCCAGTTGGGAAATTGCTGAATCAATTTATGAAGGTATTATTTCAGCTATAAACAGTTATTTAACAGATTATCAAAAACAATTATTTCTAGCATTTCAATGCTGTGAACATCTAAATAGGGCATTACTGATAGAAGAGAAATGTCTCCAACAATATAACTTTGAACAGGTGACAGTGGTTCCGTCTCCTAAAGCAGGTGGTAGCTTACCTTCTGTGGCCTATACCAGATTTGATTCGCCAGTAATGATAGAAAGAATAACCGCCCATGCTGGACTGGATATTGGTGATACCTTTATTGGGATGCATTTAAAACCTGTAGCAGTTCCGGTTCGCCCTTCTATACAAAATATTGGATCAGCCCATGTGACTATGGCTAAAACTCGTCCCAGGTTAATTGGTGGTAACAGAGCAATTTACAAATAA
- a CDS encoding ABC transporter ATP-binding protein, which produces MQDSLFEIDNVTKIYKKKDKQVTANLDINCSIRSGEIIGLLGPNGAGKSTLVKQMLAHIQPTKGEIRYRGQNVLKNSHKLAQEISYYSQEPSCLTPLQVREAIYFTGRLRGLKHEPANKKTEELISELELTDVKDNKIKEISGGQRRLTGMGITLIGRPSVLILDEPTNELDPEKRKLVWKIIREKNKQDTTVILVTHNILEAEQVVDRVAVINNGKLQDIDTVDKLKQRVDQRLKCQVSTESGANDSIGELLDSWGTIISNTETKVDLLIDKEKASSLVKFLTNNEQDLPIENFSIIPPSLEDVYFQIHDRYKREELQDG; this is translated from the coding sequence TTGCAGGATAGTCTATTTGAAATTGATAATGTGACCAAGATATATAAAAAGAAAGACAAACAAGTAACAGCAAATCTAGATATCAACTGTAGTATTAGATCTGGTGAAATAATAGGTCTATTAGGACCTAATGGAGCTGGTAAATCAACCTTGGTTAAGCAAATGTTAGCCCATATCCAGCCAACTAAAGGTGAGATTCGTTACCGAGGCCAAAATGTACTAAAAAACAGCCATAAATTAGCGCAAGAGATCTCTTATTACTCCCAAGAACCATCATGTCTCACACCTTTACAAGTCAGGGAGGCCATCTACTTTACTGGACGCCTTCGGGGATTAAAACACGAACCAGCCAATAAAAAAACAGAAGAGCTTATATCAGAGTTAGAATTAACAGATGTCAAAGATAATAAGATCAAAGAAATTTCTGGTGGACAAAGAAGACTAACTGGTATGGGAATAACTTTAATAGGTAGGCCCTCTGTGCTAATTTTAGATGAACCCACAAATGAGTTGGACCCAGAAAAGAGAAAGCTAGTTTGGAAGATTATTAGGGAAAAGAATAAACAAGATACCACAGTTATTCTAGTAACTCATAATATCCTAGAAGCAGAACAGGTAGTTGACCGAGTAGCTGTTATAAACAATGGTAAACTACAAGATATAGATACAGTAGATAAGTTAAAGCAACGGGTGGATCAGCGTCTTAAGTGTCAGGTTTCCACTGAATCAGGTGCGAATGATAGTATCGGAGAACTGCTAGATTCCTGGGGAACTATTATTAGTAATACAGAAACAAAGGTTGATCTGCTAATTGATAAGGAAAAAGCTTCATCTTTGGTGAAATTTTTGACCAATAATGAACAGGACCTACCCATCGAAAACTTTTCTATTATACCGCCAAGCTTAGAAGATGTATATTTTCAAATACATGACAGATATAAGAGGGAGGAATTACAAGATGGTTAA
- a CDS encoding exonuclease domain-containing protein, which translates to MGIIKVEAGEIIEKQHWYIRPKPFYFHPYNVYIHGIKPEDVRDEPDFSEIWREISTYLENNLVVAHNASFDISVLRHVLDLYDLDYPQFDYLCTKKLAEKQWPHLDKYGLKSIAKFLDVKFKHHDAMEDAYACAQIAVSACKSQNVDCLYSLARELRLGLGKVYQGGYRPARIRS; encoded by the coding sequence TTGGGCATTATTAAGGTGGAAGCAGGTGAAATTATTGAAAAACAGCATTGGTACATTAGACCAAAACCATTCTATTTTCACCCCTATAATGTATATATTCATGGGATTAAACCAGAAGATGTCCGAGATGAACCGGATTTCAGTGAAATATGGAGAGAAATCAGTACATATTTAGAAAATAACTTGGTAGTAGCCCACAATGCTTCCTTTGATATTAGCGTTCTAAGACATGTTTTGGATTTATATGATTTGGACTACCCTCAATTTGACTATTTATGTACAAAAAAATTAGCTGAAAAGCAATGGCCTCATCTTGATAAATATGGATTGAAATCCATTGCCAAGTTTTTAGATGTAAAATTTAAACATCACGATGCAATGGAAGATGCTTACGCTTGTGCTCAAATTGCAGTATCAGCATGTAAAAGTCAAAATGTTGATTGTTTATATTCACTGGCAAGAGAGTTGCGACTAGGTTTGGGCAAAGTATATCAAGGTGGGTATCGGCCAGCTAGAATCCGGTCTTAG
- a CDS encoding BCCT family transporter, which yields MEKIEVSKKELEKKLFDRNYTKYGLDLNPVVSFGSGIFIILFSLYALLDLDRANQVFQFVNETIVTRFDWVFIMSSNFFILVCLYLAFSKLGNVKIGGLNSEPEFSNFAWYSMLISAGMGIGLMFWAVGEPLHHFMEAPPIFTSTSADKAALATTFFHWGLHPWGVYALLALALAFFAYNRKLPLSLRSVFYPLFKEKVYGTLGDVIDTFAVLSTLFGLATSLGLGIKQINSGLDYLFGIGFNVQMQVTLIAIITLLATISVISGIHKGVRFLSELNIRLAFIFMIAIFLLGPTTYILRLFSNSVGLYFSNIVEYASFINIDGGSWQGDWSIFYLAWWISWSPFVGMFIARISRGRTIREFILGVLIVPSLLSFFWLSVFGGTSIFLDGQAGGALFETVQDDYPVALFEMIDLLPMPFLAGALRVLMFILVIALVSSYFVTSSDSGSLVVDKITSSGKINTPKKQRVFWACLEGLVAATLLLIGGEKALDTLQTAVISAGLPLAFILTVMAISLIKGITVTHKKQKKIRDKRKFEELFEDLEEEREQDQEQGEGQHTSETETAVKKTDHQAEPEVSPNVTPPQD from the coding sequence ATGGAAAAAATTGAGGTTAGTAAAAAAGAACTCGAAAAAAAGTTATTCGACAGAAACTACACAAAGTACGGTCTTGACTTAAATCCAGTTGTTTCCTTTGGAAGTGGAATTTTTATTATCTTGTTTTCACTGTATGCTCTGTTGGATCTCGATAGAGCCAATCAAGTTTTTCAATTTGTTAACGAAACAATTGTAACTCGATTTGATTGGGTATTTATTATGTCAAGTAATTTTTTTATCTTAGTTTGTCTATATCTGGCCTTTTCCAAGCTTGGTAATGTTAAAATAGGTGGCCTTAACAGTGAACCGGAATTTTCTAATTTTGCTTGGTATTCAATGCTTATTTCAGCAGGTATGGGAATAGGATTGATGTTTTGGGCTGTAGGTGAACCTCTCCATCATTTCATGGAAGCCCCGCCAATCTTCACAAGTACCAGTGCTGATAAAGCAGCCCTTGCTACTACTTTCTTTCATTGGGGATTGCATCCCTGGGGGGTCTATGCCTTATTAGCTTTAGCTCTAGCTTTTTTTGCATATAATAGGAAGCTGCCTTTATCACTTAGGTCGGTATTCTATCCTCTATTTAAAGAAAAAGTGTACGGTACCCTGGGAGATGTAATTGACACCTTTGCCGTGTTATCGACATTGTTTGGACTAGCTACTTCTTTGGGACTAGGAATCAAGCAAATCAATAGTGGTCTCGATTACTTATTCGGAATAGGTTTTAATGTACAAATGCAGGTAACTTTAATAGCCATTATCACTTTATTGGCTACTATATCTGTAATTTCAGGGATTCACAAAGGTGTCAGGTTTTTGTCAGAACTTAACATAAGACTAGCCTTTATATTTATGATTGCAATATTTTTATTAGGACCGACTACTTATATTCTGCGTTTATTTTCAAACTCTGTAGGCCTATATTTCAGTAATATTGTAGAATATGCTTCCTTTATTAACATTGATGGGGGAAGCTGGCAGGGAGATTGGTCTATATTTTATTTGGCCTGGTGGATTTCCTGGTCCCCCTTTGTTGGAATGTTCATTGCTAGAATTTCTCGCGGAAGAACTATCAGAGAATTTATCTTAGGTGTTTTGATTGTTCCTTCCCTGCTGTCTTTCTTCTGGTTGTCTGTTTTTGGGGGTACTTCCATTTTTTTAGATGGACAAGCAGGTGGAGCTTTATTTGAGACAGTACAAGACGATTATCCTGTGGCTTTATTTGAAATGATCGATTTACTACCAATGCCATTTTTGGCTGGAGCACTGCGGGTATTAATGTTTATTTTAGTGATAGCGCTAGTATCATCTTATTTTGTCACATCTTCTGATTCGGGCTCATTGGTAGTAGACAAAATTACATCTAGCGGCAAAATCAACACACCTAAAAAACAAAGAGTTTTTTGGGCCTGTCTGGAGGGACTAGTTGCTGCTACACTGTTACTGATCGGTGGTGAAAAGGCGCTGGATACTCTACAGACGGCCGTTATCAGTGCTGGACTACCCTTGGCTTTTATTTTGACAGTTATGGCCATTTCATTAATTAAAGGAATCACCGTTACCCATAAAAAGCAGAAAAAGATCAGGGATAAAAGAAAATTTGAAGAACTCTTTGAAGATCTTGAAGAAGAACGGGAACAGGATCAGGAGCAAGGGGAAGGACAGCATACGAGTGAAACTGAAACAGCAGTTAAAAAAACAGATCATCAAGCTGAACCAGAAGTATCACCTAATGTTACACCACCACAAGATTAA